The following are from one region of the Myxocyprinus asiaticus isolate MX2 ecotype Aquarium Trade chromosome 2, UBuf_Myxa_2, whole genome shotgun sequence genome:
- the LOC127450796 gene encoding uncharacterized protein LOC127450796: MEFQFQLAKIEVPVPVPVPVEPRKTDPLIKCIKDNKSKKFRKLIGGRDINGLYASEDLNDDITLLTAAVVYRKDVFCFYLLENSADPNKHSTKGLAPLHYAAITPGVPLSIVKRILAAKANPNGHKLQIFTPFQYAVDYGREDIVKALIEAGASAVMNYGRNPPLDKKVDNMSSRLSIQREDFEKVQIFLSFSHAVTKNDQREVFKSFEKHFFKEHPVFHTILFEGYFGVIGQGAEMYCQSAIKWLKETKSADRYIKEIIKRFPRIPQENCVVALNCLNAALCVIERISSEVFSELVPVLTNSFQHFANPQGEIVNHMILKILNVMMQKTSDQKLSTNHFVYEKLSKDLLPLTDANYSSLIGVWTYGLFAYIYDFAPEIVGMSGLPLVPERILCSAELEMDEVMKKKLQKLNLSLRHPTGSSAVDSLFEENDAAPPTCRKKKKKKKKKLQQEVASQEGEQRDAKTPIEETNSSVHPFELPIENLPVPRKWNPISRRWREHFEKLAKIDASKTIRLGSLTLVLNAEFQIAKGSDGTEVFLGLRDDGLEVAVKRMIKSNYQILKNEEVFLRLPQLDSPSIVRYVDFAEDENFGYLVLQLCEYTLEEYIEGHLPAESGEMADVLKKLVKEVLCSLQVLHSQDTKVLHRDIKPQNVLIDINGKARLADFGISRRLNLSQTTLRTGIAGTRFWKAKETIDEESNSGYKRSSDIQVAGMLVYYILSRGHHPFGKGLFCEVNILQGKYSLEHLDDDVAKDLVEWMINENPKDRPTVEQTLAHPFFWTDDRRLEYLKKLGNQTEAENCRNADEDLLHAIEKYTEGKTFSEWKTKLPSEFVQKLDGKKKAYPENTLGLLRFVRNLHEHYPEDAEYINLMKIFPDLFGSVFRFAKERGWNSRASLKKFFSTVPQI, encoded by the exons ATGGAATTCCAGTTCCAATTAGCCAAAATAGAAGTTCCAGTTCCAGTTCCAGTTCCAGTAGAACCTAGAAAAACAGACCCCCTAATAAAATGCATCAAAGACAACAAGTCAAAGAAATTCCGCAAATTAATAGGAGGCAGGGACATCAATGGTCTTTACGCTTCTGAAGACTTGAATGATGATATCACCCTACTGACAGCAGCGGTTGTATATAggaaagatgttttttgtttttatctgctTGAAAATTCTGCTGATCCCAACAAACACTCAACAAAAGGACTAGCTCCGCTTCACTATGCTGCAATTACACCTGGAGTTCCATTGAGTATTGTGAAACGAATACTTGCAGCAAAAGCTAATCCAAATGGACATAAATTACAGATTTTTACTCCATTTCAATACGCTGTTGATTATGGCCGTGAAGACATTGTGAAAGCACTAATAGAAGCTGGAGCTTCAGCTGTAATGAACTATGGAAGGAATCCACCACTTGATAAAAAAGTGGACAACATGTCCAGTCGATTATCAATACAGAGGGAAGATTTTGAGAAAGTGCagatatttctctctttttctcatgcTGTCACAAAGAACGACCAGAGAGAAGTTTTCAAATCCTTTGagaaacatttctttaaagagCACCCTGTATTTCATACAATTCTGTTTGAAGGGTACTTTGGTGTCATTGGTCAAGGTGCTGAGATGTATTGTCAGAGTGCCATCAAGTGGTTAAAAGAGACTAAGAGTGCAGACAGATACATTAAGGAAATCATCAAGCGCTTTCCAAGAATACCTCAGGAGAATTGTGTGGTTGCACTAAACTGCTTAAATGCTGCTTTGTGTGTCATTGAAAGAATTTCTTCTGAGGTATTCAGTGAGCTTGTGCCAGTTCTGACAAACAGTTTCCAGCACTTTGCAAACCCACAAGGAGAAATTGTCAATCATATGATACTAAAAATACTCAATGTCATGATGCAAAAGACCTCTGATCAAAAACTGAGTACAAACCATTTTGTCTATGAGAAGTTATCCAAAGATCTGTTGCCTCTCACAGATGCTAATTATTCAAGTCTAATTGGAGTTTGGACCTATGGATTGTTTGCCTATATATATGACTTTGCTCCAGAAATTGTTGGAATGTCTGGATTGCCCTTAGTACCAGAGAGGATACTTTGCTCTGCAGAGCTAGAGATGGATGAAGTCATGAAAAAAAAGCTGCAGAAGTTGAACTTATCACTCAGACATCCAACGGGTTCAAGTGCTGTGGATAGTTTATTTGAGGAGAATGATGCTGCTCCTCCAACATGcaggaaaaagaagaaaaagaagaagaaaaaactccAGCAAGAGGTGGCGTCACAAGAAGGGGAGCAGCGAGATGCAAAGACTCCCATAGAGGAGACAAATTCAAGTGTGCATCCATTCGAACTGCCTATTGAGAATCTACCAGTGCCAAGAAAGTGGAATCCAATTAGTCGTCGCTGGAGGGAACATTTTGAGAAACTTGCTAAAATTGATGCCAGTAAAACCATTAGACTAGGAAGTCTTACTCTTGTACTCAATGCTGAATTTCAGATTGCTAAAGGAAGTGACGGAACAGAAGTTTTTCTTGGTCTGAGGGATGACGGCTTAGAGGTAGCTGTGAAACGAATGATTAAGTCTAATTACCAAATCCTAAAAAACGAGGAGGTATTTTTAAGACTTCCACAACTTGATAGTCCCTCCATTGTGCGATATGTAGACTTTGCAGAAGATGAAAATTTTGGATACCTTGTCCTACAGCTATGTGAGTACACTCTGGAAGAGTACATCGAAGGACACTTACCAGCTGAAAGTGGTGAGATGGCTGATGTTTTGAAGAAGCTTGTGAAGGAAGTGCTCTGCAGCTTACAGGTTTTACACAGCCAAGATACCAAAGTGCTCCATCGGGATATCAAACCCCAGAATGTTCTGATTG ACATAAATGGAAAAGCTAGATTGGCTGATTTTGGCATAAGTCGTCGACTCAACCTAAGCCAAACCACTTTACGAACAGGCATTGCTGGAACTAGATTCTGGAAGGCAAAGGAAACCATAGATGAGGAGAGCAACAGTGGGTACAAAAGGAGTTCTGACATTCAG GTTGCTGGGATGTTAGTGTACTACATTCTCTCTAGAGGGCACCATCCATTTGGCAAAGGTCTCTTTTGTGAAGTCAACATTCTCCAAGGAAAATACTCATTGGAACACCTGGATGATGATGTGGCGAAAGATCTTGTTGAGTGGATGATTAATGAAAATCCAAAAGACAGACCAACTGTGGAGCAGACTCTTGCACACCCCTTCTTCTGGACTGATGACAG GAGACTGGAGTACCTGAAAAAATTGGGTAATCAGACTGAGGCTGAGAACTGTCGCAATGCTGACGAGGATCTCCTTCATGCCATTGAAAAATACACCGAGGGGAAAACCTTTTCTGAATGGAAAACTAAA TTGCCATCTGAGTTTGTTCAGAAACTGGATGGAAAGAAGAAAGCCTATCCTGAGAACACACTGGGCCTGCTGCGATTTGTGCGCAACCTGCATGAGCATTA TCCAGAGGATGCAGAGTATATCAACTTGATGAAGATATTCCCTGATCTCTTTGGCAGTGTGTTCAGGTTTGCCAAGGAGAGAGGATGGAACTCCAGGGCGAGTCTGAAAAAGTTCTTCAGTACAGTTCCACAGATTTAA
- the LOC127450872 gene encoding leucine-rich repeat LGI family member 2-like produces MATAIFSGFTHANLTNKMRTVVRNCVIISAVLLCLISSGNTGKKVFKCPPPCSCSKESIICVGSSYVPRFIPNDVSSLSIVNGTFSEVKEAMFAHTPSLQLLLLNSNALTTIRDDAFAGLAHLEYLFVENNKIETTSKYSFRGLRDLTHLSLANNKIKALPRDLFIDLDSLIELDLRGNAFECDCRAKWLMMWLKSTNATVSDVLCAGPEEMKGKRLNDMTSLHNECISTDFIPLHSVSTESLSVDTFSHKNDVYVAIAAPNVESCMLLQWDHIEMNFRSYDNITGQSIVGCKSVIIQDQVFVIVAQLFGGSHIYKFDEDQSKFTKFQDIEVSKISKPNDIEAFQIGTDWFFIIADSSKAGLSTLYKWNDKGFYSYQSLHEWFRDTDAEFVNLDGKAHLILASRSQVPVIYQWSKSTQKFALQGEIPNMEDAVAVKAFWIKEELYLAMTRYIGDSKVLHWTAKEFSEVQALPSRGSMILQPFSFKERYYLALGSDYTFSQVYLWDAELKNFERFKEVYIQAPRSFTVVSTDRRDFVFASSFKGSTQIFEHIIIDLSL; encoded by the exons ATGGCGACGGCGATCTTCTCTGGATTCACACATGCGAACCTGACAAACAAGATGCGGACCGTCGTGAGAAACTGCGTGATTATATCGGCGGTATTATTATGCCTGATCTCTTCAGGAAACACGGGGAAAAAGGTTTTTAAATGCCCGCCCCCCTGTAGCTGCTCCAAGGAGTCTATTATTTGCGTCGGGTCCTCTTATGTCCCTCGATTCATACCCAACGATGTCAGTTCACT GAGTATTGTGAATGGTACCTTCTCTGAGGTCAAGGAGGCGATGTTCGCGCACACGCCATCCTTACAGTTACT GTTGCTTAACTCCAATGCTCTCACTACAATTAGGGACGATGCGTTTGCTGGTCTTGCGCACCTGGAGTACCT GTTTGTTGAAAACAACAAGATCGAGACAACATCAAAATATTCTTTCAGAGGACTTAGGGATTTGACCCATCT GTCTTTGGCAAATAACAAGATTAAAGCTTTGCCACGAGATCTATTTATTGACCTGGACTCATTAATAGAGCT AGACCTGAGGGGCAATGCCTTTGAGTGTGATTGCCGAGCGAAATGGCTGATGATGTGGCTAAAGAGCACTAATGCCACTGTATCAGATGTTCTCTGTGCCGGCCCTGAAGAGATGAAGGGCAAACGGCTCAATGACATGACAAGCTTGCATAACGAGTGCATCTCCACAG ATTTTATCCCCCTCCACTCTGTTTCTACTGAGTCTTTGTCTGTGGACACGTTCTCCCACAAGAATGATGTGTATGTGGCCATTGCTGCTCCCAATGTAGAGAGCTGCATGTTGCTCCAATGGGACCACATCGAGATGAACTTCAGAAGTTATGACAACATCACAG GTCAGTCTATTGTTGGCTGCAAATCTGTGATTATCCAGGACCAGGTTTTTGTAATTGTCGCTCAGCTCTTTGGTGGCTCTCATATCTATAAATTTGATGAGGACCAAAGCAAGTTCACGAAATTCCAGGACATTGAGGTGTCTAAGATCTCCAAGCCAAATGATATTGAGGCCTTCCAGATTGGCACTGACTGGTTCTTCATCATCGCTGACAGTTCGAAGGCTGGCTTATCCACACTCTACAAATGGAACGACAAGGGCTTCTACTCCTACCAGTCCCTCCATGAATGGTTTCGGGATACTGATGCAGAATTTGTGAATTTGGACGGTAAGGCCCATCTTATCCTAGCGAGCCGTTCCCAAGTTCCAGTCATCTACCAGTGGAGCAAGAGCACTCAGAAATTTGCCTTGCAGGGGGAGATCCCCAACATGGAGGATGCAGTTGCTGTCAAGGCCTTCTGGATCAAAGAGGAGCTGTATCTGGCAATGACGAGATACATTGGTGACTCCAAAGTCTTGCACTGGACTGCTAAAGAGTTCTCTGAGGTTCAGGCCCTTCCTTCAAGGGGATCCATGATCCTACAGCCTTTTTCCTTCAAAGAGAGGTACTATCTGGCTCTCGGAAGTGACTATACATTTTCACAGGTCTATCTGTGGGATGCTGAGCTGAAGAATTTTGAGCGTTTCAAGGAAGTCTATATCCAGGCTCCACGTTCCTTCACTGTGGTCTCCACTGACCGGAGGGACTTTGTATTTGCCTCCAGTTTCAAGGGAAGCACACAGATCTTTGAGCATATCATCATTGATCTGAGCCTTTGA